A portion of the Stella humosa genome contains these proteins:
- a CDS encoding DUF6441 family protein — translation MKVGATLEGDLRAHYGEAIDVMSIAVQDAVNWASTGLRDELRAQIRRAFGQGQGSLEKAWQVKLYPSRRASMGASGWVYSKARRIHAAFDNQRTISAFGGRYLVLPLQGAIRRGWDKEGRDKGGFGKPRKWSAYGRIVGLKGIVRIKLQRGRILIGLRDKAGKVEPIFLLVRSVRLRGGLDLIGPGIRWRDQLFRRLQSQIQG, via the coding sequence GTGAAGGTAGGGGCCACCCTCGAGGGCGACCTGCGCGCCCACTACGGCGAGGCGATCGACGTCATGTCGATCGCCGTGCAGGACGCCGTCAACTGGGCCTCGACCGGCCTGCGCGACGAGCTGCGCGCCCAGATCCGCCGCGCCTTCGGCCAGGGCCAGGGGTCGCTCGAAAAGGCTTGGCAGGTGAAGCTCTACCCCAGCCGGCGCGCCTCCATGGGGGCGTCCGGCTGGGTCTATTCCAAGGCGCGCCGCATCCACGCCGCCTTCGACAACCAGCGCACGATCAGCGCCTTCGGCGGCCGCTACCTCGTCCTGCCGCTCCAGGGTGCCATCCGCCGCGGCTGGGACAAGGAAGGCCGCGACAAGGGCGGTTTCGGCAAGCCGCGGAAGTGGTCGGCCTACGGCCGCATCGTCGGCCTGAAGGGCATCGTGCGCATCAAGCTGCAGCGCGGCCGCATCCTGATCGGCCTGCGCGACAAGGCCGGCAAGGTCGAGCCGATCTTTCTCCTCGTGCGGTCGGTCCGCCTGCGCGGCGGGCTCGACCTGATCGGCCCCGGCATCCGCTGGCGCGACCAGCTGTTCCGCCGCCTCCAGTCGCAGATCCAGGGGTAG
- a CDS encoding head-tail joining protein: protein MAAITGPFAAMDRVLFASPVLSLAATYTAPAAAPVAVRVIRCRGDALARLGEVGINRPADLFDLRAADVPVPIRGAALAVTEGGVTAQYQVRAVTPDTSRLVWRLDCARQA, encoded by the coding sequence ATGGCCGCCATCACCGGCCCCTTCGCGGCGATGGACCGGGTGCTGTTCGCCAGCCCGGTCCTGTCGCTCGCCGCCACCTATACCGCGCCCGCCGCCGCCCCCGTCGCCGTGCGTGTCATCCGCTGCCGCGGCGATGCGCTGGCCCGCCTGGGCGAGGTCGGTATCAACCGCCCGGCCGACCTGTTCGACCTGCGCGCGGCCGACGTGCCGGTGCCGATCCGCGGTGCGGCCCTGGCCGTCACCGAGGGCGGGGTGACTGCCCAGTACCAGGTGCGTGCCGTCACCCCCGACACCAGCCGCCTCGTCTGGCGCCTGGACTGCGCCCGGCAGGCCTGA
- a CDS encoding head decoration protein has protein sequence MAVLTETRHAGGFMVSEANGFRSRETVTVLSGQVLQAGTVLGRITASGKYVAWEASTSAEADGSTTVRAILYGPVDATAGDTKGVIVIRDAEVNGGELVYPAGTQPQEKAVAIAALLALGIIVR, from the coding sequence ATGGCAGTCCTCACCGAAACCCGCCACGCCGGCGGCTTCATGGTCTCCGAGGCGAACGGCTTCCGCTCGCGCGAGACCGTCACCGTGCTGTCCGGCCAGGTGCTCCAGGCCGGCACCGTGCTGGGCCGGATCACGGCCAGCGGCAAGTACGTCGCCTGGGAGGCCTCGACCTCCGCCGAGGCCGATGGCTCCACCACCGTGCGCGCCATCCTCTACGGCCCGGTGGATGCGACCGCCGGCGACACCAAGGGCGTCATCGTCATCCGCGACGCGGAGGTGAACGGCGGCGAGCTGGTCTACCCCGCCGGCACCCAGCCGCAGGAAAAGGCAGTCGCCATCGCGGCGCTGCTCGCCCTCGGCATCATCGTGCGCTGA
- a CDS encoding major capsid protein, producing MATLNVFQDDAFSAIELTDGLERVDYQPQLLGQLGIFQPRPIRTATAMVEQRDGVLALIQTSPRGAPPAQRTTELREARAFPTWRIAKADRIMADELQSIRAFGSETELMGVQAEVARRSARLRGDVELTFENMRLGAVQGIVIDADGSTKANWFTEFGIAQPAEIDFALNVATTDVRAKCHAVVRAMERASKGAMTTSSSVHALAADDFYDALIGHALVRDTYLNWSAAQDARQNLAFRSFTFGGIVWHNYRGTDDNSTVAIPAGKAKFFPVGAPGVFQHIRSPMESTEFVNTPGREVYYRTVPDRDRDMWVDVEAYAYPLFICTRPGLLMRAKKQ from the coding sequence ATGGCAACCTTGAACGTCTTCCAGGACGACGCCTTCTCGGCGATCGAGCTCACCGACGGCCTCGAGCGGGTCGACTACCAGCCCCAGCTGCTGGGCCAGCTCGGCATCTTCCAGCCCCGGCCGATCCGCACGGCCACGGCGATGGTGGAGCAGCGCGACGGCGTGCTGGCGCTGATCCAGACCAGCCCCCGCGGCGCCCCGCCCGCCCAGCGCACCACGGAGTTGCGCGAGGCCCGCGCCTTCCCGACCTGGCGCATCGCCAAGGCCGACCGGATCATGGCTGACGAGCTCCAGTCGATCCGCGCCTTCGGCTCCGAGACCGAGCTGATGGGCGTGCAGGCCGAGGTGGCGCGCCGCAGCGCCCGCCTGCGCGGCGATGTCGAACTGACCTTCGAGAACATGCGCCTGGGGGCCGTCCAGGGCATCGTCATCGACGCCGATGGCAGCACCAAGGCCAACTGGTTCACCGAGTTCGGGATCGCCCAGCCGGCCGAGATCGACTTCGCGCTGAACGTCGCCACCACCGACGTTCGGGCAAAGTGCCACGCCGTGGTGCGGGCGATGGAGCGGGCATCGAAGGGGGCGATGACGACGAGCAGTAGCGTCCACGCCCTGGCGGCCGACGATTTCTACGACGCGCTGATCGGCCACGCCCTGGTGCGGGATACCTACCTCAACTGGTCGGCGGCCCAGGATGCCCGCCAGAACCTCGCCTTCCGCTCGTTCACCTTCGGCGGCATCGTCTGGCACAACTACCGTGGCACCGACGACAACTCGACGGTCGCCATCCCGGCCGGCAAGGCCAAGTTCTTCCCGGTCGGTGCGCCCGGCGTCTTCCAGCACATCCGCTCGCCGATGGAGAGCACGGAGTTCGTGAATACCCCCGGCCGGGAGGTCTACTACCGGACCGTCCCCGACCGCGACCGCGACATGTGGGTCGATGTCGAGGCCTACGCCTACCCGCTCTTCATCTGTACCCGGCCCGGGCTGCTGATGCGGGCGAAGAAGCAGTGA
- a CDS encoding phage tail tube protein codes for MANKVIRSRRGMLLFKVEDTLTGGEGVDALPIAADDAILVEAPQITFDQSLVTTTEMTGSLDPEAPIVGGLKVPLAFDVYLKGSGTPELPPNWASVMECCGWQRVETGVAVPAAPQLAAAGSATTLTLGAGASATAQAYRGMPIDLYRDSANPLIDFITNYTAGKVASLAESYSPVLGGTVEYQIPKNVLWKPTSDDALIKSGTAYLYMDGVLYKVLGCRGTLSLTMQAGQPGKFRFELTGMYGGKSDAAVPSTPAFDATRSPIWRDPSNDGSGHFSIGRAEAALRQLVLTNGNTQTNPDNPNAAEGFDPSIITGRRMTGTMDPLATLVATRNAMDDFRTGQDRIVHARIGTVPGNRFGITIPAAFYESYGHGDREGLQSEELGFFASGRDAGAFICQY; via the coding sequence ATGGCAAACAAGGTCATCCGCTCGCGGCGCGGCATGCTGCTGTTCAAGGTCGAAGACACGCTGACGGGGGGCGAGGGCGTCGATGCCCTGCCGATCGCGGCCGACGATGCGATCCTCGTCGAGGCCCCGCAGATCACCTTCGACCAGTCGCTGGTCACCACCACCGAGATGACGGGCTCGCTCGACCCGGAGGCGCCGATCGTCGGCGGGCTGAAGGTGCCGCTCGCCTTCGACGTCTACCTGAAGGGGTCCGGCACGCCCGAGCTGCCGCCCAACTGGGCGTCGGTGATGGAATGTTGCGGCTGGCAGCGGGTCGAGACGGGGGTGGCGGTGCCCGCCGCCCCGCAGCTGGCCGCCGCTGGCTCGGCCACGACGCTGACGCTGGGGGCCGGCGCCTCGGCCACGGCCCAGGCCTATCGCGGCATGCCGATCGACCTCTACCGAGACAGCGCCAACCCGCTGATCGACTTCATCACGAACTACACCGCGGGCAAGGTCGCCAGCCTGGCCGAGAGCTACAGCCCGGTGCTGGGCGGCACGGTCGAGTATCAGATCCCGAAGAACGTGCTGTGGAAGCCGACCAGCGACGACGCGCTGATCAAGTCGGGCACCGCCTACCTCTACATGGACGGCGTCCTCTACAAGGTGCTGGGCTGCCGCGGCACCCTGTCCTTGACGATGCAGGCGGGCCAGCCCGGCAAGTTCCGTTTCGAGCTGACCGGCATGTATGGCGGCAAGAGCGACGCCGCCGTGCCCTCCACGCCGGCCTTCGACGCCACCCGGTCGCCGATCTGGCGCGACCCCAGCAACGACGGCAGCGGCCATTTCTCGATCGGCCGGGCGGAGGCCGCCCTGCGCCAGCTGGTCCTGACCAACGGCAACACCCAGACCAACCCGGACAACCCGAACGCGGCCGAGGGCTTCGACCCCTCGATCATCACCGGCCGGCGGATGACCGGCACGATGGACCCGCTCGCCACCCTGGTCGCCACCCGCAACGCCATGGACGATTTCCGCACGGGCCAGGACCGCATCGTCCACGCCCGCATCGGCACGGTTCCCGGCAACCGCTTCGGCATCACCATCCCGGCCGCCTTCTACGAAAGCTACGGCCACGGCGACCGGGAGGGCCTCCAGTCCGAGGAACTCGGCTTCTTCGCCTCCGGCCGCGATGCCGGGGCGTTCATCTGTCAGTATTAG
- a CDS encoding phage portal protein: MVAVTDAAKPRIRVAAGDLSGASARLVVRNQAYEGAQSSRRLRSWTATSAHVNALLANAGPTLRNRLRQMVRSNPYLRRGRASYRSNLIGTGIMPSPGLADDPKRRARLRRAWSRWIRKADHDGRMDFYGIQRLVVGAIFTAGECFVRLVYLSAAEARRSGMEIPMRLQVLRAEMVPLDKTEALANGNCIRCGIEFDPAGRRVAYWVYRRDPTDATLPAGFELFSRVPAEEMIHVFDAEEPGQIRGEPPPVAAMVKAFVLDRYDDAELDRKATTALFAGFITEADTGDGALPNEGADENGVAIAGMQPGTLQKLLPGEDIKFAEPSEVGGSYEAFQYRTLLAIAAGLGLPYAAVTGDVTKVNYSSQRAALVEFRREAEQLQFAVYVFLLCQPVWDAWLAQGVLSGALEFTQRQLADREPWEVEWIPRKWDWVDPLKDRQAEKLAVDNLFKPRSFVIADEGYDPEEVDQRIAEDQERADRLGLRAVQLPGAAAGSPVKGEDDDEKGAREAA, from the coding sequence ATGGTAGCAGTTACCGATGCAGCGAAACCCCGCATCCGCGTCGCCGCGGGCGATCTGTCGGGCGCCTCGGCGCGCCTCGTCGTCCGCAACCAGGCCTACGAGGGCGCCCAGTCGTCGCGCCGTCTGCGCTCCTGGACGGCGACCTCGGCCCACGTCAACGCCCTGCTGGCCAACGCCGGTCCGACCCTGCGCAACCGCCTGCGCCAGATGGTGCGGTCCAACCCCTACCTGCGCCGCGGCCGCGCCTCCTACCGCTCGAATCTGATCGGCACCGGCATCATGCCGTCGCCCGGCCTGGCCGACGACCCGAAGCGCCGCGCCCGCCTGCGCCGCGCCTGGTCGCGCTGGATCAGGAAGGCCGACCATGACGGCCGGATGGATTTCTACGGCATCCAGCGCCTGGTGGTGGGCGCGATCTTCACCGCCGGAGAGTGCTTCGTCCGCCTGGTCTACCTGTCGGCGGCCGAGGCGCGCCGGTCGGGCATGGAGATCCCGATGCGCCTCCAGGTGCTGCGGGCCGAGATGGTGCCGCTCGACAAGACCGAGGCCCTGGCCAACGGCAACTGCATCCGCTGCGGCATCGAGTTCGACCCGGCCGGCCGTCGCGTCGCCTACTGGGTCTACCGGCGTGACCCGACCGACGCCACGCTGCCGGCCGGCTTCGAGCTGTTCTCGCGTGTCCCGGCCGAGGAGATGATCCACGTCTTCGACGCCGAGGAGCCGGGCCAGATCCGGGGCGAGCCGCCGCCCGTCGCCGCCATGGTGAAGGCGTTCGTGCTGGACCGCTACGACGATGCCGAGCTCGACCGCAAGGCGACCACGGCGCTCTTCGCCGGCTTCATCACCGAGGCCGACACCGGCGACGGCGCCCTGCCGAACGAGGGTGCCGACGAGAACGGCGTGGCCATCGCCGGCATGCAGCCCGGCACCCTGCAGAAGCTGCTGCCGGGCGAGGACATCAAGTTCGCCGAGCCGTCCGAGGTCGGCGGCAGCTACGAGGCCTTCCAGTACCGCACCCTGCTGGCGATCGCCGCCGGCCTGGGCCTGCCCTACGCCGCCGTCACCGGTGACGTCACCAAGGTCAACTATTCGTCCCAGCGCGCCGCCCTGGTCGAGTTCCGGCGGGAGGCCGAGCAGCTCCAGTTCGCGGTCTACGTCTTCCTGCTGTGTCAGCCGGTGTGGGACGCCTGGCTCGCCCAGGGTGTGCTGTCCGGCGCGCTCGAGTTCACCCAGCGGCAGCTCGCCGACCGCGAGCCCTGGGAGGTCGAATGGATCCCGCGCAAGTGGGACTGGGTCGACCCGCTGAAGGACCGCCAGGCCGAGAAGCTCGCCGTCGACAACCTCTTCAAGCCCCGCTCCTTCGTCATCGCCGACGAGGGCTACGACCCGGAAGAGGTCGACCAGCGCATCGCCGAGGACCAGGAGCGCGCCGATCGCCTCGGCCTGCGCGCGGTGCAGTTGCCCGGTGCCGCCGCCGGTTCGCCGGTCAAGGGCGAGGACGACGACGAAAAGGGTGCGCGGGAGGCGGCCTAG
- a CDS encoding glycosyltransferase family 9 protein: MGWGDEIMVTGEARRLQATDPRPVRVLDRRGDARWHPLWEGNDRFAEMGVADAQVIVNGPGARPYVDYTRTMPDRWAYTGWQATPGELPAIPCAGIRVGALPFVVIEPAIKSSASPNKQWGAGRWQALVDILRRRHPDLIFVHLGPVPVPGFDGLVHVPTEDVFAACAVLAAARAAILPEGGLHHAAAALGVPAVVLFGGMTSPRNTGYGALPGSACHINLAVDDAEALGWRVPHPACAAAWDRITPALVADTFAELLFSPRDRVAA, translated from the coding sequence ATGGGCTGGGGCGACGAGATCATGGTGACGGGCGAGGCCCGCCGCCTCCAGGCAACCGACCCGCGGCCGGTCCGCGTGCTCGATCGCCGCGGCGATGCCCGCTGGCACCCGCTGTGGGAGGGCAACGACCGCTTCGCGGAGATGGGCGTGGCCGACGCGCAGGTGATCGTCAACGGCCCTGGCGCGCGGCCCTACGTCGACTACACCCGCACCATGCCGGACCGCTGGGCCTACACCGGCTGGCAGGCGACGCCCGGCGAGCTGCCGGCGATTCCTTGTGCCGGGATCAGGGTCGGCGCCTTGCCCTTCGTCGTGATCGAGCCTGCGATCAAGTCGTCGGCCTCGCCCAACAAGCAGTGGGGCGCCGGCCGCTGGCAGGCGCTGGTCGATATCCTCCGCCGCCGGCATCCCGACCTGATCTTCGTGCATCTCGGCCCGGTGCCGGTGCCGGGCTTCGACGGCCTCGTCCATGTCCCGACCGAGGATGTCTTCGCCGCCTGCGCGGTGCTGGCGGCGGCCCGGGCCGCCATCCTGCCAGAGGGCGGGCTGCACCACGCCGCGGCCGCCCTGGGCGTGCCGGCCGTCGTCCTCTTCGGCGGCATGACCAGCCCGCGCAACACCGGCTACGGCGCACTGCCGGGCAGCGCCTGCCACATCAACCTCGCCGTCGACGATGCCGAGGCGCTGGGCTGGCGCGTGCCCCACCCGGCCTGTGCGGCGGCCTGGGACCGCATCACCCCGGCGCTGGTCGCCGACACCTTCGCGGAACTGCTGTTCAGCCCCCGCGACCGCGTGGCCGCCTGA